The following are encoded in a window of Novosphingobium sp. ZN18A2 genomic DNA:
- a CDS encoding TetR family transcriptional regulator codes for MKSATSKAERQSAKSEGSGDKKQSTRDQLLDATGALMIENNTTSVSFGEISVKSGINAALIRYHFGSKQGLLEALLERDAGDNYAALEKLVNADWDPVEKMRLHIHGVIRLYQRVPYLNRLLISLQSDSESEISRYVMDRFTTPVVNAEKAILEQGHREGVFRDVDPLLFHFSLIGACDSIFHSRSALLQLVGVETIDDKLRDRYADHVSKMILGGLLVREAGND; via the coding sequence ATGAAGAGTGCGACAAGCAAGGCCGAGCGGCAAAGCGCGAAAAGCGAAGGCTCCGGTGACAAGAAGCAATCGACCCGCGATCAATTGCTGGACGCGACCGGCGCCCTGATGATCGAAAACAACACCACGTCGGTGAGCTTCGGTGAGATTTCGGTCAAGTCGGGCATCAACGCGGCGCTTATCCGGTACCATTTCGGCAGCAAGCAAGGCTTGCTTGAAGCGCTGCTTGAGCGCGATGCGGGCGACAACTATGCCGCGCTGGAAAAGCTCGTGAATGCGGACTGGGACCCGGTCGAGAAGATGCGGCTGCATATTCACGGCGTTATCCGCCTGTATCAACGTGTTCCCTATCTCAACCGGTTGCTCATTTCGCTCCAGTCGGACAGCGAATCCGAGATTTCGCGCTATGTGATGGATCGCTTTACGACACCCGTCGTCAATGCGGAAAAGGCCATTCTCGAGCAGGGGCATCGCGAAGGCGTTTTCCGCGATGTCGATCCGCTGCTGTTCCATTTTTCGCTAATCGGCGCGTGCGACAGCATTTTTCACTCGCGGTCCGCGCTGCTCCAGCTCGTCGGCGTGGAAACGATCGATGACAAGTTGCGCGATCGCTATGCCGACCACGTATCGAAAATGATCCTTGGCGGCCTGCTCGTCCGTGAGGCGGGGAACGACTGA
- a CDS encoding GNAT family N-acetyltransferase — protein sequence MGEITIERQDGPRHGRYVARISGIGEEAELTYTHRGPDLISADHTGAPDALRGTGVAAALVERLVADARSDGFRIIPICPYVQARYAKHPEWRDVMTVAPGEKPRISGKAGQ from the coding sequence ATGGGCGAGATCACGATCGAACGGCAGGACGGGCCGCGCCACGGCCGCTATGTCGCGCGCATATCGGGCATCGGGGAAGAGGCGGAGCTTACCTATACCCACCGCGGGCCCGACCTGATCAGTGCGGATCACACGGGTGCGCCCGACGCGCTGAGAGGCACGGGCGTCGCCGCCGCGCTGGTGGAGCGGCTGGTTGCCGACGCGCGCAGCGACGGCTTTCGGATAATTCCGATCTGCCCTTACGTGCAGGCCAGGTACGCGAAACACCCGGAATGGCGCGACGTGATGACCGTGGCGCCCGGAGAGAAGCCCCGGATTTCCGGAAAGGCCGGTCAATGA
- a CDS encoding SDR family oxidoreductase: MELGLQDKVIVVAGASRGIGLGIVEACLAEGARVALAARGADALRDVHERLAEKHGADRLWSMAGDMRETQAIETLLDRVEAEFGPVWGGVANVGLFPCPAGYDVDDETWAGGFAQNLDSSYRLARGLMRRMEPREEGAILFISSIAGLASLGTPLTYGTSKAAMNHLSGELARTAGPMGIRVNTIAPGNIIFPGGDWEARSTGNRADAWWRWIRREVPMQRFGTPEEIGNAAAWLLSAKASFVTGTVLPVDGGQTR; encoded by the coding sequence ATGGAACTTGGCCTTCAGGACAAGGTGATTGTTGTCGCCGGCGCCAGCCGGGGCATCGGGCTGGGTATTGTCGAGGCGTGCCTGGCCGAAGGTGCGCGCGTTGCGCTCGCCGCGCGCGGGGCGGACGCGTTGCGAGATGTGCATGAAAGGCTTGCCGAAAAGCACGGTGCGGATCGGCTATGGTCGATGGCGGGCGACATGCGCGAAACGCAGGCGATCGAAACCTTGCTGGACCGGGTGGAGGCCGAATTCGGCCCGGTCTGGGGCGGGGTGGCCAATGTGGGACTGTTTCCCTGTCCGGCCGGTTACGACGTCGACGACGAGACCTGGGCTGGGGGTTTCGCCCAGAACCTTGACAGTTCCTATCGCCTGGCACGCGGACTGATGCGCCGGATGGAACCGCGCGAGGAAGGGGCGATCCTGTTCATCAGTTCGATCGCCGGGCTTGCATCGCTGGGGACGCCGCTGACCTATGGCACGTCGAAGGCGGCGATGAACCACCTTTCGGGTGAGCTTGCCAGGACGGCAGGGCCAATGGGCATTCGCGTCAACACCATTGCGCCGGGCAATATCATATTTCCCGGTGGCGACTGGGAAGCGCGATCGACCGGGAACCGGGCGGATGCGTGGTGGCGCTGGATTCGGCGCGAGGTGCCGATGCAGCGGTTCGGAACGCCGGAGGAAATTGGAAACGCCGCCGCCTGGCTGCTCAGCGCGAAGGCGAGTTTCGTTACCGGAACCGTCTTGCCGGTGGACGGCGGCCAGACACGCTGA
- a CDS encoding NADPH-dependent FMN reductase: MTRLLGISGSLRRGSFNTALLRNAADLLPEGTSLEIATLHGIPLYNADDEAEGGVPEAVAELKERIAAADGVILATPEYNNGIPGVFKNAIDWVSRPAGDTAQVFSGRPFSIMGASPGGFGTLLSQNHWLPVLRTLGAELWTGGRLIVSRAGQVFDDGGTITDSEMREQIRLFLSGFSDFIARLKS, from the coding sequence ATGACCCGGCTTCTCGGCATATCAGGCAGTTTGCGGCGGGGATCGTTCAACACCGCGTTGCTGCGAAACGCGGCAGACCTTTTGCCCGAAGGCACGAGCCTTGAGATCGCCACGCTGCACGGCATTCCGCTCTATAATGCCGACGACGAAGCCGAGGGCGGCGTGCCCGAAGCCGTGGCCGAACTGAAAGAGCGCATCGCCGCGGCCGACGGTGTGATCCTGGCGACGCCGGAATACAACAACGGCATTCCTGGTGTGTTCAAGAACGCAATCGACTGGGTCTCGCGTCCGGCCGGGGATACCGCACAGGTATTCTCAGGCCGCCCGTTCTCGATCATGGGCGCATCGCCCGGCGGGTTCGGCACGCTTCTTTCGCAGAACCACTGGCTGCCGGTTCTGCGCACGCTGGGCGCGGAATTGTGGACCGGCGGGCGCCTGATCGTATCGCGCGCGGGCCAGGTGTTCGATGACGGAGGAACGATAACGGATTCCGAAATGCGCGAGCAGATCCGGCTGTTCCTTTCCGGCTTTTCGGATTTTATCGCGCGCCTGAAATCCTGA